In Saccharomonospora marina XMU15, one genomic interval encodes:
- a CDS encoding GGDEF domain-containing protein, protein MSDAWLLGRARELIAAVQRSDRAEQLKVVETLDELLEEAQRRGEPVLVAQLLRAAAVSRLITRGMVDDAEPLLDEMLAHTKRHGLSLLRADAHALRGRGLVLTGQEDAALTEIARALALLDDAPNTDTQLGRRAWDRLLSSALNDCWIVLNQLGVYEAAEEVIARAHQAIRDSAGPHEITLLLMNRIKMLLGWGLRLERVGRDEEAGEKFRTAASMTIAAEAPFAESLFPRKPGVPAIDQVGLLAASLALAAPAAAHIERLRKLSSGKGYPHENILVAIALARCLDADGKPDEAMEVLLDTRHTEAEDNSQPSMRLNLVRELARLGAGKPDGRVPEAEELAPLTLLADYASALEAELWSLRESQIATLNTRREHERLSAEHGAITQQALQDPLTGLPNRRALDERLRALAASTDAQPLAVALVDLDGFKDVNDQYSHAEGDDVLRVVASTLRDALRSDDVVARYGGDEFVILLPGAPVSAATQALARSIKAVASLPEHLSHGVTLSVGLVSLRPQERAEEVLSRADAAMYQAKRRGGNQICASPSPGTDTDTDGKAEVDPAASSPACGDDEDT, encoded by the coding sequence ATGTCTGACGCCTGGCTACTCGGCCGCGCCCGCGAGCTCATCGCCGCCGTACAGCGCAGCGACCGCGCCGAGCAACTCAAGGTCGTCGAAACTCTCGACGAACTGCTGGAGGAAGCACAGCGCAGGGGCGAGCCCGTGCTCGTCGCCCAACTGCTGCGGGCCGCCGCGGTATCCCGCCTGATCACGCGTGGCATGGTGGACGACGCCGAACCGCTGCTCGACGAGATGCTGGCGCACACCAAACGGCACGGCCTGTCGCTGCTGCGCGCCGACGCCCACGCGCTGCGGGGACGCGGCCTTGTCCTCACCGGGCAGGAGGACGCCGCGCTCACCGAGATCGCCAGGGCCCTCGCGCTGCTCGACGACGCACCCAACACCGACACCCAACTCGGCAGACGCGCCTGGGACCGGTTGCTGTCGTCCGCGCTCAACGACTGCTGGATCGTGCTCAACCAACTCGGGGTGTACGAGGCGGCGGAGGAGGTCATCGCCCGCGCCCACCAGGCGATCAGGGACAGCGCCGGACCGCACGAGATCACCCTGCTGCTGATGAACCGCATCAAGATGTTGCTGGGCTGGGGACTGCGGCTGGAACGGGTGGGGCGCGACGAGGAGGCAGGCGAGAAGTTCCGCACGGCCGCGTCGATGACGATCGCGGCCGAAGCACCGTTCGCCGAGTCGCTGTTTCCACGCAAACCCGGGGTGCCCGCCATCGACCAGGTCGGGCTGCTTGCCGCGTCGCTCGCGCTGGCCGCGCCCGCCGCCGCGCACATCGAACGGCTCCGCAAACTCAGCAGCGGAAAGGGCTACCCGCACGAGAACATCCTCGTCGCCATCGCGCTCGCCCGCTGCCTCGACGCGGACGGCAAACCGGACGAGGCGATGGAAGTGCTGCTGGACACCAGGCACACCGAGGCCGAGGACAACTCGCAGCCCTCGATGCGGCTCAACCTGGTACGCGAGCTGGCGAGGCTGGGCGCGGGCAAGCCGGACGGCCGGGTCCCCGAAGCGGAGGAACTGGCCCCGCTCACGCTGCTGGCCGACTACGCCTCGGCGCTGGAGGCCGAGTTGTGGTCGCTGCGCGAGTCGCAGATCGCCACCCTCAACACCAGGCGGGAGCACGAACGACTGTCCGCCGAGCACGGGGCGATCACCCAGCAGGCACTGCAGGATCCGCTCACCGGCCTGCCCAACCGAAGAGCGCTCGACGAGCGGCTGCGCGCGCTCGCCGCGTCCACGGACGCGCAACCGCTTGCGGTCGCGCTGGTGGACCTGGACGGCTTCAAGGACGTCAACGACCAGTACTCCCACGCAGAAGGCGACGACGTGCTGCGCGTCGTCGCTAGCACGCTGCGGGACGCGCTGCGCTCTGACGACGTGGTGGCCCGCTACGGCGGTGACGAGTTCGTGATCCTGCTGCCCGGCGCGCCGGTGTCGGCCGCCACCCAGGCACTCGCCCGTTCCATCAAGGCCGTGGCCTCACTGCCGGAACACCTGTCGCACGGCGTGACGCTCTCGGTCGGTCTGGTGTCCTTGCGCCCGCAGGAGCGGGCCGAGGAGGTGCTCTCCAGGGCCGACGCCGCGATGTATC
- a CDS encoding acyl-CoA desaturase encodes MTATLEGASAPAAKGPKPIIDGRRTTGLQSAIYLGVLAPLAALIAAVPFAWGWGLTWVDVGLFLFFYVVSGLGITVAFHRHFTHGSFKAKPWLRVVLGIAGSMAVQGPLITWVADHRRHHAFSDREGDPHSPWLFGTSPLAIAKGFWHAHMGWLFERDRSNAERFAPDLLKDPAMRKVDQLFWLWTLLSLTLPALIGGLLTWSLWGAVTAFFWAGLVRVCVLHHVTWSVNSICHMIGERPFTARDRSANFWPLAIFSFGESWHNLHHADPTSARHGVQRGQIDISARLIWAFEKLGWAYNVRWPTSTRLAKLAVDAA; translated from the coding sequence ATGACGGCGACCCTCGAAGGTGCTTCGGCACCTGCCGCCAAAGGCCCCAAACCCATCATCGACGGCAGGCGCACGACCGGCTTGCAGAGCGCGATCTATCTCGGGGTCCTCGCCCCGCTCGCCGCACTGATCGCAGCGGTGCCCTTCGCGTGGGGCTGGGGTCTCACCTGGGTTGACGTTGGATTGTTCCTGTTCTTCTACGTCGTCAGCGGCCTCGGCATCACGGTGGCGTTCCACCGCCACTTCACGCACGGGTCCTTCAAGGCGAAGCCATGGCTGCGCGTCGTGCTCGGTATCGCGGGGAGCATGGCGGTGCAGGGCCCGCTCATCACGTGGGTGGCCGACCATCGCAGGCACCACGCGTTCTCCGACAGGGAGGGCGATCCCCACTCGCCGTGGCTGTTCGGAACCTCGCCGCTGGCCATCGCCAAGGGCTTCTGGCACGCGCACATGGGTTGGCTGTTCGAACGCGACCGCAGCAACGCCGAACGGTTCGCTCCCGACCTGCTCAAGGACCCCGCCATGCGTAAGGTCGACCAGTTGTTCTGGCTGTGGACGCTGCTGTCGTTGACGTTGCCCGCGCTGATCGGCGGGCTGCTCACCTGGTCGCTGTGGGGTGCGGTGACCGCGTTCTTCTGGGCCGGTCTGGTACGGGTGTGCGTGCTGCACCACGTGACCTGGTCGGTGAACTCGATCTGCCACATGATCGGCGAGCGTCCCTTCACGGCGAGGGACCGCTCGGCGAACTTCTGGCCGCTGGCGATCTTCTCGTTCGGCGAGTCGTGGCACAACCTGCACCACGCCGACCCCACCTCGGCCAGGCACGGCGTGCAGCGCGGCCAGATCGACATCTCCGCGCGGCTCATCTGGGCGTTCGAAAAGCTCGGCTGGGCATACAACGTGCGCTGGCCGACGTCGACCAGGCTGGCCAAGCTCGCCGTCGACGCGGCGTAA
- a CDS encoding TetR/AcrR family transcriptional regulator, with the protein MTGTERRQQLLNVARELFAEKGFDGASIEEIAHRANVSKPVVYEHFGGKEGIYAVVVDRETQSLLDRMVSTLHGGHPRAMLEQAAVALLSYVEDSHDGFRILVRDSPVASTTGTFSTLLNDIASQVEHILGQQFAARGYDGKLAALYAQALVGMVALTGQWWLDARKPKRDEVAAHLVNLAWNGLSHLEHKPKLRLTDS; encoded by the coding sequence ATGACCGGTACCGAACGAAGACAGCAACTACTGAACGTCGCGCGAGAACTCTTCGCGGAGAAGGGCTTCGACGGCGCGTCGATCGAGGAGATCGCGCATCGGGCGAACGTGTCGAAGCCGGTCGTCTACGAGCACTTCGGCGGTAAGGAAGGCATCTACGCCGTCGTGGTGGACAGGGAGACCCAGTCGCTGCTCGACCGCATGGTGTCCACTTTGCACGGTGGGCACCCGAGGGCGATGCTCGAGCAGGCGGCGGTGGCCCTGCTGAGTTACGTCGAGGACTCCCACGACGGCTTCCGCATACTGGTGCGCGACTCCCCGGTGGCCAGCACCACCGGCACGTTCTCCACCCTGCTCAACGACATCGCGAGTCAGGTGGAGCACATACTCGGGCAGCAGTTCGCCGCGCGAGGGTACGACGGCAAGCTGGCCGCTCTCTACGCGCAGGCACTCGTCGGCATGGTCGCGCTGACGGGTCAGTGGTGGCTGGACGCCCGAAAGCCCAAGCGCGACGAGGTGGCCGCCCACCTGGTGAACCTCGCGTGGAACGGGCTCTCCCACCTGGAACACAAGCCCAAACTCCGGCTCACCGATTCCTGA